The Drosophila biarmipes strain raj3 chromosome 2L, RU_DBia_V1.1, whole genome shotgun sequence genome has a window encoding:
- the LOC108027931 gene encoding gamma-secretase subunit Aph-1, with the protein MTLPEFFGCTFIAFGPPFALFVFTIANDPVRIIILIAAAFFWLLSLLISSLWYAIIPLKGFIAFGVVFSVFFQEGFRYIIYRILRSTEQGLHAVAEDTRVTDNKHILAYVSGLGFGIISGMFALVNVLADMSGPGTMGLKSGTELFFVTSAAQALSIILLHTFWSVIFFNAFDTNNYLHISYVVGSHLFVSLITLLNANELYTATLLINYLVTIFTGVLAFRVAGGTARSFKKFITCQ; encoded by the exons ATGACGTTGCCCGAGTTCTTTGGCTGCACCTTCATCGCCTTCGGACCGCCCTTCGCCCTGTTCGTCTTCACCATCGCCAATGACCCGGTGCGGATCATAATCCTCATAGCGGCGGCCTTCTTCTGGCTGCTCTCGCTGCTGATCTCGTCCTTGTGGTACGCCATCATTCCGCTGAAGGGTTTCATAGCCTTCGGCGTGGTCTTCTCGGTGTTCTTCCAAGAGGGCTTTCGGTACATCATCTACCGGATCCTGCGCAGCACGGAGCAGGGACTGCACGCCGTGGCGGAGGACACCAGAGTGACGGACAACAAACACATCCTGGCCTATGTCTCCGGCCTGGGATTCGGCATTATCTCCGGAATGTTTGCACTGGTCAATGTGTTGGCTGATATG AGTGGTCCTGGAACCATGGGCTTGAAGAGCGGCACGGAGCTGTTCTTCGTCACCTCGGCTGCCCAGGCTCTGTCCATCATCCTGCTGCACACCTTCTGGAGCGTCATATTCTTCAACGCCTTCGACACAAACAACTACCTGCATATCTCCTATGTGGTGGGCAGCCACCTGTTTGTCTCCCTCATCACCCTGCTCAATGCCAACGAGTTGTATACCGCCACTCTGCTGATCAACTACTTAGTTACCATATTCACGGGCGTCCTGGCATTCCGAGTGGCTGGGGGAACCGCGCGCAGCTTCAAGAAATTTATAACATGCCAATGA
- the LOC108027932 gene encoding transcription initiation factor TFIID subunit 10b: MVGSNFGIIYHNSASSGNQGNHGQSSGAAGLGGDRERNTPASHLSDFMSQLEDYTPLIPDAVTSHYLNMGGFQSDDKRIVRLISLAAQKYMSDIIDDALQHSKARTHMQTTNTPGGSKAKDRKFTLTMEDLQPALADYGINVRKMDYSQ, encoded by the coding sequence ATGGTGGGCTCCAATTTCGGCATAATTTACCACAACTCCGCTTCCAGCGGCAATCAGGGCAACCATGGACAATCTTCCGGAGCTGCCGGCTTGGGAGGAGACCGGGAGAGGAACACACCGGCCTCGCATCTTAGCGACTTCATGTCGCAGCTGGAGGATTACACTCCTTTGATTCCGGATGCGGTGACCTCGCACTATCTTAATATGGGCGGCTTCCAGTCGGACGACAAGCGCATCGTCCGGCTGATCAGCCTCGCCGCCCAGAAGTACATGTCCGACATCATCGACGACGCACTGCAGCACTCCAAGGCACGCACCCACATGCAGACCACCAACACGCCAGGCGGTTCTAAGGCCAAGGATCGCAAGTTCACCCTGACCATGGAGGACCTGCAGCCGGCTTTGGCCGACTACGGCATCAATGTCAGGAAAATGGACTATAGTCAGTAG
- the LOC108027857 gene encoding sorting nexin-20, giving the protein MPIHAVMAKRLLPHQPSYEGDAPGPDELDSPAIEAAALDIPAPESDKALQKGFWERPTTSAEYKPPTDGSTVLRFDILLAHIMPPDGEDVKIKRFVVYELTVRQDGATEDTQPAKIERRYTDFRELYLGLKRLHPAEMANKYFPAKVLMGNFKSELIGERSAAFETFLTYVASQAKLRDSEDFLRFLQHDELTKACQFLDERRHEMAIPILENCFRLLNKIYMNRSRPVLLILCRLVAACTSSPVPHHAAERWALLALSRFETLCDIDLLPLYIPLLHTCAHLWWQRGQDQKPITDRLSDMSKQGINTANTENLMQAIHKIDPRTETI; this is encoded by the exons ATGCcca TTCACGCCGTGATGGCCAAGCGCCTGCTGCCCCACCAACCGTCCTACGAGGGGGATGCACCTGGTCCGGATGAGCTGGACAGCCCAGCCATCGAGGCGGCGGCCCTCGACATTCCCGCACCCGAATCCGATAAGGCGCTCCAAAAGG GTTTCTGGGAGCGACCCACAACCAGTGCCGAGTACAAGCCGCCCACCGATGGGAGCACGGTGCTCCGTTTCGACATCCTGCTGGCTCACATTATGCCGCCCGATGGCGAGGATGTGAAGATCAAACGCTTTGTGGTGTACGAGCTGACTGTGAGGCAGGATGGCGCCACGGAGGACACTCAGCCGGCCAAGATCGAACGTCGCTACACCGACTTTCGGGAGCTTTACCTGGGCCTGAAGCGCCTGCATCCCGCGGAGATGGCCAACAAGTACTTCCCAGCCAAGGTGCTGATGGGCAACTTTAAATCCGAGCTGATTGGCGAACGGAGCGCGGCCTTCGAGACGTTCCTCACCTATGTGGCGAGTCAGGCGAAGCTCCGCGACTCGGAGGACTTTCTGCGCTTCCTGCAGCACGATGAACTGACCAAGGCCTGCCAGTTTCTGGACGAGCGGCGCCACGAGATGGCCATACCCATTCTGGAGAACTGTTTTCGATTGCTTAACAAGATATACATGAATCGATCGCGCCCCGTGCTCCTGATACTCTGTCGCCTGGTGGCGGCCTGCACTTCATCGCCGGTGCCTCATCACGCAGCCGAGAGGTGGGCTCTATTGGCTCTCAGTCGCTTTGAGACGCTGTGCGACATTGATCTGCTGCCTCTCTACATTCCCCTGCTCCACACCTGTGCCCACCTGTG GTGGCAGCGTGGCCAGGACCAGAAGCCCATAACCGATCGACTGAGTGACATGTCCAAGCAGGGCATCAACACTGCGAACACCGAAAATCTCATGCAGGCTATTCACAAGATCGATCCACGCACCGAAACCATATGA